The DNA region GCCGCCACACTGCTGGTCCCGGCCAGCCACGGGCCGGTCACCAACACCGCGTCGCGGCGGCGCACCGCGGGCGGACGCACCTCCGGCGCCAGCGCGGCGACCATCCGGTCCACGGCCCGCACGGGGTCCGGTTCGGTCATCGCGGCGTCCCGCGCTCGAGCAACCGCAGCGAACCGCGGGCGATATCGAGTCCGCAGCCGCGGTGCAGCCCCGAGACGGGTCCGGCGGCATACCGGCGCCAGCGCAGGGCCGTGGGCAGCGGCGCATCGTCCGCCGGCGGCAGCCCGGCGACAGCCACCACCTCGAGCGCGGCGGCCATCCGGCCCAGCACCACGTCGTCGCCGGCGAGGAATTCGGCCGTCGAGGCATCCGTGATGGCCCGCAGCTCCAGTTCCTGGCACAGCGCCACCATTCGGCGGTAGCGCGCCGCGGCCCCGGCGAGTTCGACCGCGCTGCGCAGCTCATCGAGGCCGCCGGCGGCGGCGAACAGTGTGCGCAGCTGCGCCAGGGGGGTCTCGGGGTGGTCCCGCAGCTGCACCACGGCGTGCGCAATGCCGAACAGGTCGAGCGTCGCCACCAGCCGGCGGCGCGTGGCGGTCGGCAGCGGGTGGGCGGCGGCGACGAAGGCGTCGGCCGAGATCATCGGGGCCGGCGCGGTCACCAGCGTGCGCAGCGCCGCGAGCAGTTCGTCGTCGAGGCGCGCCGGGTCCGCGGCCGCCAGCGCGACCGGGGCGACGAGGGCGTGCGTCGGGACGCCGATGGCGGCGCTCAGCGCCGCGGCCTGCCGACGGGCCCGCTGCATCGGCCCGGCCGGGGCCAGCCCCACCAGATCGGCCTTGTTGAAGACGACGACGTCGGCCGGCTCGGCGGCCAGCGCGCGGCGGTCCTCGGGTTTGCAGACCTCGGCCACGACGTAGAGGCGCACCTCGGCGCCAGCGGACTCGCGGTAACCGGCGGCGCGCAGCGCGGCGGCCACGCTGGTGACGCCGACGCCGCGCCGGCCCCGCACCTCGATCCGCAGCGGCGCCGTCGTCGCATCCGCGAGCGCGGTCAACTCGGGATCGGCCCGCTGCGCTGCATAGCGCCCCAGCGCATCGGTGAAGATCTGCTGCCCCTGTCCGCTCATCTCTGGGTGCCATCGTGGCATCTGCGGGGTCCCTGCGCGAGCCACTCCCCGGCGCCTTGTGCACAGCGCGCAAGGCAACTGTTGGGTATCAATCCGTCCCACGATGCAGGCCCTCTTGCGCGCATGGGAGACGATATAGGGATGCGCGCGCAACCTGGAACCGATTCGGCGGAGCATTCCGTCGACCCGGGTGAACGGTCCGCGGCACCTCAGCACCGCCGGGTGACCAGCTTTCGCACCCGTCGTTCGACGTTGAGCGACCACCAGCACGCCACGTGGGAACGCCGGTGGCCGGAGCTCGGCCGGGTCGCCCGCTCGGGTGCTGACGGCGCCGAACCCGAACCGTTGGACACCGCCGCCTGGTTCGGCCGCAGCGCGCCGGTGGTGCTGGAGATCGGCTGCGGGACCGGCACCTCGACGTTGGCGATGGCCCAGGCCGAACCGGAGATCGACGTGGTGGCCGTCGAGGTCTACAAGCGGGGCCTGGCGCAGCTGCTCAGCGCGATCGACCGGGCGCAGGTCAGCAACATCAGGTTGATCCGCGGGGACGGCGTCGATGTGCTCGAGCACCTGTTCGGCCCGGACTCGCTGACCGGGGTGCGGGTCTTCTTCCCCGATCCGTGGCCCAAGGCGCGCCACCACAAGCGTCGGTTGCTGCAGCCGAGCACGGTCGCGCTGATCGCCGACCGGTTGCGGCCCGGCGGCATCCTGCACGCCGCGACCGATCACGCCGACTACGCCGAACAGATCGCCGAGGTCGGTGACGCCGAACCGCGCCTGCGCCGCATCTCGGCCGCCGCGGCGCTGCCCATTTCGGTGCAGCGGCCCACCACCAAGTACGAGTCGAAGGCGCATACCGCCGGCAGCGCGATCACCGAACTGCTGTGGGAGCGATCGTGACGATGACCGAACTGCTGTGGGAGCGATCGTGACGATGACCGACATGGATGCGGTTGCCCCCGCCGAGGACACCGACCCGGACCTGTTGGGCGTACCCAAAGATGACGATTCGGTGAACCCCGCCGCCGCGGTGCCGCTGTTGCGGGTGCTGCTGGTGTGGGATGCGCCCAACCTGGACATGGGGCTCGGCGCGATCCTGGGCGGCCGACCCACCGCCGCCTACCGGCCGCGCTTCGATGCGCTGGGACGCTGGCTGCTGGCCCGGACCGCGGAGGTCTCGGCCGAGCATCCGGGCCTGATCGTCGAGCCCGAGGCCACCGTGTTCACCAACATCGCCCCTGGCAGCGCCGATGTGGTGCGGCCGTGGGTGGAGGCGCTTCGTAACGTCGGCTTCGCCGTGTTCGCCAAACCGAAGGTCGACGACGACAGCGACGTCGACGGCGACATGTTGGCGCACATCGCGTTGCGGCGCTCCGAGGGCCTCGGGGCGCTGTTGGTCGCATCCGCCGATGGTCAGGCGTTTCGGCTGCCGCTGGAGCGAATCGCCGCCGAGGACGGCACCGACGTGCAGGTCCTCGGATTTCGCGAACATGCCAGCTGGGCGCTAGCGTCGGATACCTTGGAGTTCGTCGACCTGGAAGACATTCCTGGTGTCTTTCGGGAGCCGCTCCCGCGAATCGGCCTTGATTCGCTGCCGGAAGAGGGAGCGTGGCTGCAGCCGTTCAGGCCGTTGTCCTCGCTGCTTACGTCACGGACATGACTGCGACCCGTCCGGTGAGGGACAACTTCAGATACTTGAGAAACGTCACAACCAGTGCGCGCCGCGCGTGCACCTACAGACTTTAAAAGAGCGTTAGGAGCCTACGTGTTCGCCTGGTGGGGCCGAACGGTATTCAAGTACCGATTCATCGTCATCGCGGTCATGGTGTCGTTGTGTATCGGTGGCGGCATCTTTGGCATGAGCCTGGGTAACCACGTCACCCAAAGTGGTTTCTACGACGACGGCAGCGAATCGGTCCAGGCCTCGGTGCTGGCCGATGATGTCTACGGTCGCGACCGACTCAGCCACATCGTGGCCATCCTGGACGCGCCGGAAGGCAAGAAGGTCAACGACCCGGCCTGGTCCAAGAAGGTGGGCGAGGAGCTGGACAAGGTCGCCGAGGATCACCCCGACCAGGTGTTGATGTGGCGCGGGTATCTGACCGACCCGAGCCAGGACCCGTTGACGAGCCCGGCCGCCGAGATTTTCAACACCGAGGACGGCACCCGGACCTTCATCATCATGCCGCTCAAGGGCGACAACGACGATGAGATCCTCAACAACTACAAAGACCACGTCAAAGCGGACCTCGAGCAGGTCGACGACGGCAATATCGAACTGGCCGGCCTGCAGCCGCTGGCCAACGAGTTGACCGGGACGATCGCCGAGGACCAGAAGCGCGCCGAGGTGCTGGCGCTGCCGTTGGTGGCGGTGGTGTTGTTCTTCGTGTTCGGCGGGGTCATCGCGGCGTTCCTGCCCGCCATGGTGGGTGGTCTGGCCATTGCCGGGTCGATGGGCATCCTGATGCTGGTAGCCCAGTTCGGTCCGGTGCACTATTTCGCCCAGCCGGTGGTGACGCTGATCGGGTTGGGCATCGCGATCGACTACGGGTTGTTCGTGGTGAGCCGATTCCGAGAGGAACTCGCCGAGGGCTACAAGACCGAGGCCGCGGTGCGGCGCACGATGATGACCGCCGGGCGGACCGTGGTGTTCTCCGCGGTGCTGATCGTCGCGTCGCTGGCCGGTCTGCTGCTGTTCCCGCAGGGCTTCCTGAAGTCGCTGACCTATGCCGGCATGTCGTCGGTGATGCTCGCGGCGATCCTGTCCGTCACCGTGCTGCCGGCGATCCTGGCCATCCTGGGTCCCAACGTCGACGCGTTCGGCGTGCGCACGCTGTTGCGGGTGCCGTTCCTGCGCAACTGGGGCTTCTCCCGCGCGATCATCGAGTGGCTGGCCGAGAAGACCCAGAAGACCAAGACCCGCGAAGAGGTCGAGAAGGGATTCTGGGGCAAGCTGGCCAACCGGGTCATGAAGCGGCCCCTGCTGTTTGCCGTGCCGATCATCATCTTGATGATCCTGCTGATCGTCCCGCTCGGGAAGCTCGCGCTCGGCGGCATCAGCGAGAAGTACCTGCCGCCGGACAACCCGGTCCGGATGGCGCAGGAGGACTTCGACCGCACCTTCCCCGGCTTCCGCACCGAGCAGTTGACACTGGTCATCCAGAACGCGACGCCCGATCAGATCGAGCAGATCGCCACGCGCGCCGCGCAGATCCCCGGGTTCAGTTCCGATGAGTGGGCCGAGCGCGCGGTTGCGCCCGACGTCGACAATCCGAACGTCACCCAGGAGAAGACCGACCCGAACGTCACCGTGCTGCAGAACGGGCTCGAGGTACGCAACGACGCCGCCAAGAAGATGGAGGAGTTGCGGTCGATCTCGCTGCCCAAGGACGTCACGATGTGGGTGGGCGGGGTGCCTGCGCTGGAACAGGACTCGATCGCGTCGCTGTTCCACAAGCTGCCGCTGATGATCCTCATTTTGCTCAGCACGACGACGGTGTTGATGTTCTTGGTGTTCGGATCGGTGGTGTTGCCGATCAAGGCCGCGGTGATGAGCGCGCTCACGCTGGGGTCCACGCTGGGCATCTTGACGTGGATCTTCGTCGACGGGCACGGCTCGGGCATCCTGAACTTCACCCCAACGCCGTTGACGGCCCCGGTGATCGGGCTGATCATCGCCGTGGTCTACGGCTTGTGTACGGACTACGAGGTCTTCCTGGTGTCCCGAATGGTGGAGGCCCGCGAACGCGGGATGTCCACCACCGAGGCGATCCGGATAGGCACCGCCACCACCGGCCGGTTGATCACGGCGGCCGCCCTGGTGCTGGCCGTCGTGGCCGGTGCGTTCGTGTTCTCCGACCTGGTGATGATGAAGTACCTGGCCTTCGGTCTGCTGTTCGCCTTGTTGCTGGACGCCACGGTGATCCGGATGTTCCTGGTGCCCGCGGTGATGAAGATGCTCGGCGACGACTGCTGGTGGGCTCCGCGCTGGATGAAGCGCTGGCAGAACAAGATCGGGCTGGGCGAAATGCACCTGCCCGACGAGCGCAAGCACATGGTCAACCCCGAGCCCGAGGACGATCCCGCCCTCGTCGGGGCGGGAGCCTCGGTTCCCGACCGCCGGCCGCCGCACGATCCGACCCACCCGGCCGCCGAGGGTGCGACCCGGTCGCGGTCGGAGGCCCGCACCCGGGCGTTGCCGGAGGCCCCGAACGCCGGCACCAGCCGGATCCCGACCCCGCAGCATGGACCCGGTCCCGAGCCGAGCGCAGCCGAAAGTGAGGCGCCCACAACGCGTTTCGCTTCGGCACGCAATGCCATGCGCAACGCGGTGACCAGTGCCATCCACACCGGCGGTGCCGCGACCCAGCGGCAACCGCAGGCGCCTGCCGGGCCGACTCCGCCGCCGGCGACCGGTGAGCGGGAAATCGAATCGTGGCTGGGCGAGTTGCGCGGCCGGCCCGGAACCGCCGGCCAGCCACCGCAACCGTCGACACCGTCCACGGATCCGACCCGGGCGATGCCGCCGCGGGGGCGCGGTGAAGCGTCACCGACCGATGCCACCACCGCCATTCCGGTGCAACGGCCCGACGAGGACGAACCCGCCACGCGGGCGATCCCGGTGAGCAAGCCGCGACCGAGCGACACCGACGCGGCCACCCAGAAGCTCAACGCGCCCAGCGAGGACGACAAGAAGCCGCCGCGCCGTGGCGGCGGTCTCAGCGCGGCGGACCTGCTGCGTCGCGAGGGTCGCCAGCTCTAGACGCCGGCGGGTCGCCGGGACCGCTGGCGCTGGAGTGAGCAGCTCCGAGGCCCCGGGGAACCGCCACTCACTTAGGCCCCGATCGACTTCGAGGCAACCAAGCGTTGATCGAGCGTACCGATGTGCTCCACCCAGCTGCGTAGGTGTTCACCAACCCGCAGGAAACGGGGAGGCTTACGTGCGACGCCCACTCCCGAAGGCGTCCCGGTAAAAATGACATCGCCGGGGTAAAGGGTGACAAGCCCTGAGAGATAAGCGATTAGATCGGGTACGGGATAGATCATGAGCGAGGTCCTGCTGTCCTGAACCACCTCACCGTTGATCGCGCAACCGATGTGCAAATTGTTGCAGTCGGGCAGCTCGTCGGGCGTAACCAGGACCGCTCCCATCGGCGAGAACCCCGGCAGCGATTTGGCCAAGCTCCACTGTGGGCTGCCGCCGTGCATCTGTAGGGCACGCTCTGAGATATCTTGGCCAACAGTCAATCCAGCGACATAATCCCAACCGTGCTCGGCACTGACATTGCGAGCCGTCTTGCCGATCACCGCGACCAATTCGACCTCCCAGTCGACAGCTCCCGAAGGCAACTCCACCTCAGTGACCGGGCCGGAGAATGAGCTTATGTACTTCGTAAACACGATCGGTTTATCGGGCGCGGCCTCGCCGGCCTCTGCGGCATGCTCGCGATAGTTAAGACCGATCGCGAAGACCTGACGAGGAGCCGGCACAGGCGGGCCAGCCCTTTCGGGCTCAAACGGTTCGGTGGACTCAGTCACCGTCTCCGCCCATGCGCGGAGGCTCTCAAAATCCTCGTAGGCGGCTTGCGGATCAGCTGAGAACCTACTCCCACTTGCGTGTTCGACATCGACAGCGCCGGTGCCGATCAACAGCTTCAGCCGGCCGTCGATGTTGGCGATACGCATCCTGTTCACTCCCCGTTGGACGAGCAACGAATAAACAAATAACTAGAGGCCGATCGAAATGCGCGGCTGGTTCATCAGCCTGTACGCATCCGTTCCCACAAAATCAGATTACGCCACACACGGCATTATGCACAATGCGTAGAGGCTGAGAGTCGTTTCCGCCCCGGAATGGCTGGATGCCTACACGTGTCACGGGAAATGCGCGCGGTGGTGGCGTTCGTAGTGCTGGCGCAGGATATCTTTGCCGTAGTCGTTGCCGTTGGGTGTCCGCACGATGGTGTGGGTGTGAAACGGTTCGGCCTCGTCGTTGTCGAAGAAGATCCCGCCGTGATTATCGAATTCTATGAGTATCACCGGACTTTGGAGCCGATAGTAGAACGGCCCATCGCGGTCGTCGCCACCGATCCACGCGAACCAGGTGTCGGGTAGCCAACGCTCCACTTCCTTGGACTTCGCGCGCCGTGGTCCAATCGGGAGCCGACCGATATACGTCTCGACAACATTTTGCAGCTTCTTCATTTGGCTGGCTGACAGGTCACGCGCCGGCAGCCCGGTGTAGGGAATTAACCGGTTGTCGTGGCCCGCACCCGCTAGGTGACGTCCCTCGACCAGACCCGAAAGCTCGTGCGGCAGATTACGAGCGAGCATTGACCCGTGCAGCGTAGCCGTTTCCCGCTGGCGGTCAGACAGTCCGGCGAAGAAGGCGAAGCCTGTCTCGCGTTCGGCGGTCAACGCCTCGGTACCTTCATATGTTCCCGACTCGGCGAACCACGGCTCAGCCCCCATGAAAGTGGGGGTCAGCACCATCTGGCTGCCGACTATGACGCAGTTGATGTCGAGATGGTGGCCTGAGATCTGCCAACCCCAGGGCTCCGTGATGTGCGGATCGCCGAAGACAGTGAGGAAGTACATCCATTCGGTCAGTGTGTCTGCGTAGTCGGGGACAAGCTCTCCTAGAGTCCGGTTGAGCCGCATCACATCACGGGCCGTCTGATAGCCACGCCTGCTCAAACTCGCCGCCATCAACTGCATCGCTGCTTGCCGAGCCTCATCGCCCACATTCTGTAGGCACACTCCGCTCGGGTTCCAATCCGGGAAGGCGTTGGTCCACTTGCGCCATGCCGACGAGTCCAACGGCTGCAGGGCGTCGAGGCGGTCCCGCGCCGACACTGCAGCAAGGAACCTGCGAGCCGCAGCCACCGCGGGAGCGCAGTCGAAGCCGTTGTCCTCGAGCGAGTAGAGACCGGGTATCGCGTGTCCATCGGTGGTTATTCCCACCCAAGGCTCTTCGGCGTTGTCGACCACCGGCGGCAGCGAGTGATCGCCAATGAGTTGGGCTAGAGCTGTGAGGTCACCGGACACGTCCAGCCGTCCGTCACGGAGCGGAATCAACCCCGTCTGCCGAGGCAGGTAGTGCCGCAGACGGTTTCGTGGACCTGACGACGTTCGACGGGGATCAGGGCGACCGGCGTCGCCTTCGACCGGGTCCAAACTCATAATGCTGCGCCCTTCGTGATGGCGTGTTGTGAAACGACCCCGATCCGCGGGGTCGCCAGGAGCTTTCTGCGCGGCCATCTCGATGAATCAGCAATGGGCAGCCGAGCGCGAGGACGATCGTTGGACGTCGCCAACCAACCTGAGGACTTAGCGAATCGCCACGCCTCTATTGCAGGCGAAGGGCCGCAACCGGGCAAGCCAGCACCGCGCTTTCCAGGACTGCTTCATCGCCGTCCGAAACCTCGGTAGCAAGAACCGTCAAATTTCCATCGTCGTCGACCGAGAAGTAGTCGGGTGCGGTCGCCTCGCACATACCGTGACCTTCACAGCGATCGCGGTCCAGCTCAATTCTCATCAGTCCTCCCGACCCGTAAGGAGCACGGGGACTGATCTGACTCTTCTGATCAGCGGGCCTTCGCATTTCGTCCATCGGGCGCCCGGTGCCAGCGTCATATCGGGGTAGGCGTCGAGCAAGGCAGCCACCGCAGCGTGCGCCTCGAGACGTGCCAACGGCGCTCCGATGCAGGCATGAATTCCCCTTCCGAACGCAAGGTGTCCAGCTGCGCCGGGGCGATCGATTCGAAACGTTCTCGAATCGCCGCCCCATCTGCGCTCATCATGGTTAGCCGACTGGATATTGAGGTATATCTTCTTGCCCGCCGGGATTGGGCACGATGCGACGGTGACGTCTTCGACGACTGAGCGCACCATGAACTGAGCCGGGGAATCGCGGCGCAGCGACTCCTCGATGGCATTTGACAATATCGACCGGTCAGCCAGCACCTGCTCCCACAAGTCACGATGCTCGAGTAGCCGGTACAGCAGGTTTGCGATAAGTCCGCGAGTGGTGTCAGTCGCAGCGACCACCAGCTGCATAAGGTGCATGATGACTTCAAGGGTCGACATCTCCGCTTCATCGGTGCCGGCAAAGCAAAGGTTGTCCAACACGTCCTCATGGCGGTCATCGGGTCGTGCCCGCCGGTCCTCGACCAGTTGGCTCAAGTAGCCCGTCAACGCGCCGAACTCGGGAAGGTCTTCTGACCGTCCCGCGAGCCCGCTGACCAGAACGTCCGACCATTCTTGAACGTCGGTCCATGCGGACTGAGGAACACCGATCAGCGAGAACAGGACCGCGGCTGGGATGAAGTGGACGTAGTCCGCGTACAGATCCGCCCGGCCCGACGACGGCAGCGCATCAATCGCTCGGCCCACCACATCATCGACTCGAGGTGCCAATCTGCGTAACCGCGCAGGCGCAAGGTCTTTCAGGAGCCGCCGTCGAAGCACAGTGTGCCCCGGAGGATCAGCCATGGTGACCGCGATGACGGGAATAGTTCGGTCCTCGGCCGTGAGGGAGAAGTTTCCGCGGTTGGAGAAGTGAGCCGCGTCGTCGAAGACCTCCCGGACCGCCGCGTCCGTGTTGGCTGTGAAAAGGAAATCGTTGACCTGCCCTACCGGGCAAGCTGATCGGGACGCATGCATATAGTCATCGGGATCAGCGATACACTCCGGATCCAGGGGATCGAATAGCCGATGAGACTTGGACAATATCGCCACGACGTGTTACCTCTCAGAAGCTGAATCTGTGCTGTGCTCTCGAAATCAGTCGCGCACATTGGCAGAATAGGCTTGCGTCGCACATCAAGTGAAGCAATGTCTATCGATAGCAACTATCGGTTTCGTCAATGCAGTGGAGTGCAGCGGCGAGTTTTCCACGATGAGGGGTCCACCTTCTGACCCATCAAACGGCGTCTGGAGGCGAGAAGTGGTCGATCTCAATAACGTTGACCTCAATCTGCTGGTGGCTTTCGATGCCCTCATGACCGAGCGCAGTGTCACCCGGGCCGCCGATCGTCTACATATTGGCCAGTCCGCGATGAGTTCGACTCTCGGACGATTGCGCAAACTCCTCGATGACCCCATTCTGGTACGCGAAGGCCGCGGCATGATGTCTACTCCTCTGGCCGATACCCTGGTGGGCCCGGTCCGAGATGCCTTGTCAGGAATCGAAGCTGCGCTGTCTCATCATGGCTTCCACCCCGAGTCGGACCATCGGACGTTCTCGATTATCGCCACTGACCGAACAACACTCACATTCTTGGGGCCTCTCATCAACGGCATCGACACCGAAGCGCCCCATGTCCAGCTGGAGATCATGCCACCCACTGAGGACTACGCGGCGCGCCTGCACAGCGGACAGGCCGATGTGTTGATAATCCCGCGAGAAGTCTTCTCGGATCATCGCAACTTTCCCCACGAGGTGTTGTACCGCGACCGATTGGTGTGTGCAGTCGACAGCGCCAACACCGCGGTCGGTGACACCCTGACTGTTGAACAGTTCAATACAGCGCCATTTCTCGCAACCAATATCGTTGGCACTCCATCACTGTCGGAGATGCAGTTGGACTTTCTCGGCATCGGCCGCAACACCAGGGTCATCGCCGGCTTCGGCTTGGCCCACCTACTCATTCGCCGCGGTCCGTTCCTCGCGCTGATTCATGAGCGACTGGCACGAGCCCTCAACTTCGATGATGGACTCAGACTGCTGGAGCCGCCATTTGAACTTGCCCCGATCACGGAGATAATGGTGTGGTCGCCACGATCCGAGCGCGACCCGGCCAACAACTGGCTGCGCGAGCGACTACGCCGTTTGGCGGCAGATATGCCACCGTTGATTCACCCGTCAAAGGGATTCTCGGGCGTTCATCCCTCATCGCGCTCGAGGTCGACGCAGTCGCCCACCAGCGACGAAGCGAAGATCGTTTGAACACACCGCTTCTGGCGGCACGCGACAATGTGTTACGGAACGGCTGAAAATAGAGCTTGCGGCAGCACACCCAATGAGGCAGTGTTACACCGCCGCAGGACCCGTCAGGCCGAAGCGCCGGAACACGTCGTTGAGAGTGGCACCGCGGCGTAACACCGCATGGCAGTCCCGGAGGAGGTCACCATGACCACACGACGCCGCGCCGTGAAATGCGGAACCGTCGGTGAAAAGCGCAACAAAGTCGCCGTCTAGGTGGCCGTCGATCACGAGTACTTCATCCCCCGGATACCTACTCCCACAACAGCTGTACTGCCGGCCATACTGAGTAGTCGAGACGTACGGCAGGTGTCTGAACGGCACTCGCTCGTTGCGCGCCAGGTTACGGGCAACATGACGGCCGTGCTCGACGGCACCAGCCCAATGCCGGCTGAGGTTGCCAGCACTTCGGACCGCGTCACCCGCGGCGAACACCTTCGACACCGATGTTGCGCCTGCTGCATCACACACAATCCCTCGATCGATGGCCACGCCTGATCTTGAAAGCCAATCCGTGTCTGGCTCAGCACCGACGGCCGCGAGGACGTAGGCGGCCCGATAGCCACGACCATCACCGGTGACGATGCGGTAGGAACCCGGCCCACCGCGTACTTCAACTACCGGACTGCTCATCTGCATAACCACGCCGCGATGCCTGTGTAGCTTCAGCGAAGTAGCCGCGACTTCGGGCCCAAAAGTCTCCACTAGCGGCAAGGGCTGGGCTCCGAAAACCGTTACCTGCACCCCACTCTCTTGGAGGACCGCGGCGACTTCAAGCCCGATGAAACCCGCCCCGATGATCGCGATGTCATCGCAGGTCGCCGCTATGGCTCGCAGCGCCACCAGGTCATTCGTTGTGCGCAGAACAGGCAGCGGCGAACCTCCGGACGTTCGGACCACACGCGCACGAGCGCCGGTCGTAACGATCGCCGCGTCATAAGGAATTGGTTCGCCGTTGGTGGTGATCACGTTCTGGCGATCGATGTCCAGCGCTGTGGCGGCCTCCCCCAGCCGCAGGTCAATTTCTTGGCTGGCAAAGTGCTCGCTCGTACGCAAGGGCGGGGGGTGTTGATCGCCTACCGCGGCAAGTAGGTTGTTCGACAACGAGTGCCGCGCGTAGGGCGGAACGTCCTCCCCCGAAAGGATGGTAATTCGGCCCTCGAAGCCCGCGTCACGTAGACCATCCGCAGCCGAGATTCCGGCCGCGGATGCGCCGATCACTGCTACGTGTTGTAGCGCGCTCATTGCCTATTGGCGGCAGTGCCGGTGGGATGATTCGCCAATGCACTGTGGTTCGATCGAATCACGCGCACTCTTTCTTCCGCTCACAAAAATACGCCCAAATTCGGTGTCGCCAAAACCGTCTCGGTCAGGATGACCTCACGCCAAACCAGTTGTGGGCTGGGCGTCAGTTGGATCTTGTCGTACCGACGGGCCGGGATAAGGTGAAAATGCGGATCTATACCGCGTTGACGGTAAAGCAGCAGTGCGCTACTTACGTCAACAACGTCGCCATCGAAGCCGGTCACCTCAATGCTCCCCACGACCCGAAGAGTGCGTGACGG from Mycolicibacterium sp. MU0053 includes:
- a CDS encoding NAD(P)/FAD-dependent oxidoreductase translates to MIGASAAGISAADGLRDAGFEGRITILSGEDVPPYARHSLSNNLLAAVGDQHPPPLRTSEHFASQEIDLRLGEAATALDIDRQNVITTNGEPIPYDAAIVTTGARARVVRTSGGSPLPVLRTTNDLVALRAIAATCDDIAIIGAGFIGLEVAAVLQESGVQVTVFGAQPLPLVETFGPEVAATSLKLHRHRGVVMQMSSPVVEVRGGPGSYRIVTGDGRGYRAAYVLAAVGAEPDTDWLSRSGVAIDRGIVCDAAGATSVSKVFAAGDAVRSAGNLSRHWAGAVEHGRHVARNLARNERVPFRHLPYVSTTQYGRQYSCCGSRYPGDEVLVIDGHLDGDFVALFTDGSAFHGAASCGHGDLLRDCHAVLRRGATLNDVFRRFGLTGPAAV